Proteins from a genomic interval of Rubinisphaera italica:
- a CDS encoding phosphoesterase — protein MTEQTSIEQVLVVPTMLFHEIGHFQGFNRNTEPYMKTLLDPMHTSYRPRDEMEQDTSFKQLIPYCIFMHDGQVFHYERGTDQGESRLHRKRSIGVGGHISTLDESETEHAYILGMRREIDEEIEIQGEYTQELVGILNDDITEVGKVHLGIVHLFNVDNPKVFPKEASMIQTRFSSPAELLEQLDQFETWSQICLEALFGEQAEGK, from the coding sequence ATGACGGAGCAGACTTCTATCGAACAGGTCCTTGTTGTCCCGACCATGCTGTTTCACGAAATTGGACATTTTCAGGGGTTCAATCGAAATACCGAGCCTTACATGAAAACGCTGCTCGATCCGATGCACACGTCATACCGACCACGCGATGAAATGGAGCAGGACACCAGCTTCAAACAACTTATTCCCTACTGTATTTTCATGCACGATGGCCAGGTTTTTCATTACGAACGCGGAACCGACCAGGGGGAATCCCGCCTGCATCGCAAACGTTCGATTGGAGTTGGTGGACATATTTCGACACTGGATGAGTCAGAGACCGAACACGCGTATATACTGGGGATGCGTCGGGAAATTGATGAAGAAATCGAAATCCAGGGAGAATACACTCAAGAACTGGTCGGCATCCTGAATGATGACATTACTGAGGTCGGAAAAGTCCATTTAGGCATTGTTCACCTCTTTAATGTGGATAATCCCAAAGTTTTCCCTAAAGAAGCGTCGATGATACAAACAAGGTTTTCCTCTCCTGCGGAATTATTGGAACAATTAGACCAGTTTGAGACGTGGTCCCAGATTTGTCTGGAGGCGTTGTTCGGTGAGCAAGCTGAAGGAAAATAA
- a CDS encoding DUF1552 domain-containing protein, which yields MNPIFRKRISRRSILRGAGAALALPFLDSMVPALNANEALEKPPLRNAFLFMPNGVNPKNFTPPGDGEKFELTPMLQPLVNVKDDIMLLENLWNEQTSGRNGHWPKVPAFLSGGFVVRTSGRDMDTGGVSVDQLLASTIGQGTPLPSFELGVDEAYTGVDNIGGGFTRIYGSHIAWRDPHTPVPKEIIPQLAFDRLFRTGPAAPVVSGFSTAHPAVAKSLARDDISVLDLVLEDAHAMRNRVGMNDRAKIDEYLESVRAVERRIENSLKPQKRWINESGYDVKRPGAGIPDKHIEHVQLMLDIMILAFWTDTTRVGTFMFGNAQTGRNFSFIDGVNGSFHGLSHHRNEEDKLIQYEKIGTWHMAQLAYVIEKMRSLKEADGTLLDHSLVMFGSTLKDGNKHDNHDLPIIMAGRGNGILTPGRRVRYKKDTPLCNLYLTLLQKQGIERKTFGDSNGTLDRLA from the coding sequence ATGAATCCGATTTTTCGCAAGAGAATTTCCAGACGATCCATTTTACGTGGAGCCGGTGCGGCTCTGGCATTGCCGTTTCTCGACAGTATGGTTCCGGCCCTCAACGCGAACGAAGCTCTGGAAAAACCGCCTTTGAGAAACGCATTCCTGTTTATGCCGAATGGCGTGAACCCGAAGAACTTCACCCCACCGGGCGACGGTGAAAAGTTCGAACTCACTCCAATGCTGCAGCCTCTGGTCAATGTCAAAGATGACATCATGCTGCTGGAAAATCTCTGGAACGAACAGACTTCCGGCCGTAATGGCCACTGGCCCAAAGTGCCCGCGTTCCTATCTGGTGGGTTTGTCGTCCGAACTTCCGGTCGCGATATGGATACGGGTGGAGTGTCTGTCGATCAATTACTCGCATCAACCATTGGACAGGGAACACCACTTCCGTCTTTTGAACTCGGCGTCGATGAGGCCTATACCGGTGTCGATAACATTGGCGGTGGGTTCACCCGCATTTATGGTTCGCACATCGCCTGGCGCGATCCGCACACGCCCGTCCCCAAAGAAATCATTCCTCAACTGGCCTTTGATCGACTCTTCCGCACCGGGCCTGCTGCTCCAGTTGTTTCCGGATTTTCAACTGCTCATCCTGCTGTCGCAAAATCGTTGGCTCGGGACGACATCAGCGTGCTCGATCTCGTTCTTGAAGATGCCCACGCGATGCGAAATCGTGTTGGTATGAATGATCGTGCCAAAATTGACGAGTATCTCGAATCCGTTCGAGCGGTGGAACGACGAATTGAAAATTCGCTCAAACCACAAAAACGCTGGATCAACGAATCCGGCTACGATGTCAAACGCCCAGGAGCAGGCATTCCAGACAAGCACATCGAACACGTGCAATTGATGCTCGACATCATGATCCTCGCCTTCTGGACCGATACCACCCGCGTTGGCACATTCATGTTCGGGAACGCTCAGACAGGTCGAAACTTCTCCTTCATCGACGGCGTCAACGGCAGCTTCCATGGCTTGTCTCATCATCGGAATGAAGAAGATAAACTGATCCAGTACGAAAAAATCGGCACTTGGCACATGGCTCAACTGGCATACGTCATTGAGAAGATGCGTTCCCTCAAAGAAGCCGACGGAACCCTGCTCGATCATTCCCTGGTCATGTTCGGCTCCACTTTGAAAGATGGCAACAAGCACGACAACCACGACCTGCCCATTATCATGGCTGGCCGCGGCAACGGCATTCTCACTCCCGGCCGTCGCGTCCGCTATAAGAAAGATACGCCGCTCTGTAATCTGTATCTCACCTTGTTGCAAAAACAGGGGATCGAACGCAAAACCTTCGGCGACAGCAACGGAACACTTGATCGATTAGCTTAG